A region of Streptomyces deccanensis DNA encodes the following proteins:
- a CDS encoding phosphocholine-specific phospholipase C: MPEVNRRRFLQVAGATTAFSALSASIERAAALPAHHGSGTIEDVEHIVVLMQENRSFDHYFGSLRGVRGFGDPHPVTLDNGRSVWHQSDGTKDVLPFHPEADDLGMQFLEGLPHGWPDGHAAYNGGKYDKWVPAKGTTTMAYLTREDIPFHYALADTFTVCDAYHCSFIGSTDPNRYYMWTGYTGNDGKGGGPVLGNDELGYDWTTYPERLEAAGISWKIYQDIGDGLDAAGSWGWIADAYRGNYGDNSLLYFNKYRNAKPGDPWYDKARTGTNAKAGDGYFDLLKADVKAGKLPQISWIAAPEAFSEHSNWPSNYGAWYISQVLDALTSNPAVWAKTALFITYDENDGFFDHLVPPLPPRGAAHGKSTVDVSLDLYKGDANRVAGPYGLGPRVPMLVVSPWSKGGYVCSETLDHTSILQFMERRFGVREPNISPWRRAVCGDLTSAFDFSRKDTRPAALPDTDAYEPPDRERHPDYRPTVPADPSMPRQERGLRPARPLKYAPRVDGSADPKAGTLTLTFASGGKAGAAFLVTSGNRTDGPWTYTTEAGRTVSDTWDSAVSGGSYDLTVHGPNGFLRVFAGPGRTVGGGPEVTARHVGDDVELTFTNKGSAAVSLKVASAYGGRARTVRVRAGATVRQVVELRSSRRWYDLTVTGEKGFLRRFAGHVENGRAGVSDPALGVR, from the coding sequence CATGCAGGAGAACCGGTCCTTCGACCACTACTTCGGCTCGCTGAGAGGCGTACGGGGCTTCGGCGACCCGCATCCGGTGACGCTGGACAACGGCAGGAGCGTGTGGCACCAGTCGGACGGCACGAAGGACGTGCTGCCGTTCCACCCCGAGGCCGACGATCTCGGCATGCAGTTCCTGGAGGGCCTGCCGCACGGCTGGCCGGACGGGCACGCCGCCTACAACGGCGGCAAGTACGACAAGTGGGTGCCGGCCAAGGGCACCACGACGATGGCGTACCTGACGCGTGAGGACATCCCGTTCCACTACGCCCTCGCCGACACCTTCACCGTCTGCGACGCCTACCACTGCTCGTTCATCGGCTCGACCGACCCCAACCGCTACTACATGTGGACGGGGTACACGGGCAACGACGGCAAGGGCGGCGGCCCCGTCCTCGGCAACGACGAGCTGGGCTACGACTGGACCACCTACCCCGAACGCCTCGAAGCCGCCGGGATCTCCTGGAAGATCTACCAGGACATCGGCGACGGCCTGGACGCGGCCGGCTCCTGGGGCTGGATAGCCGACGCCTACCGGGGCAACTACGGCGACAACTCGCTGCTCTACTTCAACAAGTACCGCAACGCCAAGCCGGGCGACCCCTGGTACGACAAGGCGCGCACCGGTACGAACGCCAAGGCCGGCGACGGCTACTTCGACCTGCTGAAGGCCGACGTCAAGGCGGGGAAGCTGCCGCAGATCTCCTGGATCGCCGCGCCCGAGGCCTTCTCCGAGCACTCCAACTGGCCCTCGAACTACGGCGCCTGGTACATCTCCCAGGTCCTCGACGCGCTGACGTCCAACCCGGCGGTCTGGGCGAAGACAGCCCTCTTCATCACCTACGACGAGAACGACGGCTTCTTCGACCACCTCGTGCCGCCGCTGCCGCCGCGCGGCGCGGCCCACGGCAAGTCGACCGTAGACGTGTCCCTCGACCTCTACAAGGGCGACGCCAACCGGGTCGCCGGGCCCTACGGCCTCGGCCCGCGCGTGCCGATGCTGGTCGTCTCCCCCTGGAGCAAGGGCGGTTACGTCTGCTCGGAGACCCTCGACCACACCTCGATCCTGCAGTTCATGGAGCGGCGGTTCGGGGTGCGCGAGCCCAACATCTCGCCGTGGCGGCGGGCCGTCTGCGGTGACCTGACCTCCGCGTTCGACTTCTCCCGCAAGGACACCCGGCCCGCGGCGCTGCCGGACACCGACGCGTACGAGCCGCCGGACCGAGAGCGGCACCCCGACTACCGGCCGACCGTGCCGGCGGACCCGAGCATGCCCCGGCAGGAACGGGGGCTGCGGCCCGCCCGGCCGCTGAAGTACGCGCCCCGGGTGGACGGTTCGGCCGATCCGAAGGCCGGGACCCTCACCCTGACGTTCGCCTCCGGCGGCAAGGCCGGCGCGGCGTTCCTCGTCACGTCCGGCAACCGTACGGACGGGCCGTGGACGTACACCACCGAGGCGGGCCGGACCGTGTCGGACACCTGGGACTCCGCGGTCTCCGGCGGCTCGTACGACCTGACGGTCCACGGGCCGAACGGTTTCCTACGGGTCTTCGCGGGGCCGGGGCGGACGGTCGGGGGCGGGCCCGAGGTCACCGCGCGCCACGTCGGCGACGACGTGGAACTCACCTTCACCAACAAGGGTTCCGCCGCGGTCAGCCTGAAGGTCGCGAGCGCGTACGGCGGCCGGGCCCGTACGGTCCGGGTGCGGGCCGGGGCGACCGTCCGGCAGGTCGTGGAACTCCGGTCCAGCCGCCGCTGGTACGACCTGACGGTGACCGGCGAGAAGGGCTTCCTCCGGAGGTTCGCCGGACACGTGGAGAACGGACGGGCCGGGGTGAGCGATCCGGCGCTGGGGGTCAGGTAG
- a CDS encoding phosphatase PAP2 family protein yields the protein MECRTAPAREPAAAIPRPPLVREFLLVAGLFLVYKFGRLLANGHTAEAFRNAHDVWSWERALGLPGEGSVQAALLHGDTLIHVANVYYATVHFPATAAFLVWLYLRRPGHYVWARRVLAALTAAALLLHLAFPLAPPRMLDGAHLLDTGQVYGPSVYSAAPATDSLANQFAAMPSLHFGWALMVAVGLIAATRSRWRLLWLLHPLVTLVVIVGTANHYWLDAIVAGALLAVVLAVVPLPHRTATAAGQNSATLVPVEEPVLVGAAR from the coding sequence ATGGAATGCCGCACCGCGCCTGCGCGAGAGCCGGCCGCCGCGATACCGCGGCCGCCCCTCGTCCGTGAGTTCCTGCTCGTCGCAGGGCTCTTCCTCGTCTACAAGTTCGGCCGGCTGCTGGCCAACGGGCACACCGCCGAGGCCTTCCGCAACGCCCACGACGTGTGGAGCTGGGAGCGCGCCCTCGGCCTGCCGGGCGAGGGTTCCGTGCAGGCCGCGCTGCTGCACGGCGACACGCTGATCCACGTCGCGAACGTCTACTACGCCACCGTCCACTTCCCCGCCACCGCGGCCTTCCTGGTCTGGCTGTACCTGCGGCGCCCCGGGCACTACGTCTGGGCGCGGCGGGTCCTCGCCGCGCTCACCGCCGCCGCGCTGCTGCTGCACCTCGCGTTCCCGCTGGCCCCGCCGCGGATGCTGGACGGCGCGCACCTCCTCGACACCGGGCAGGTGTACGGGCCGTCGGTGTATTCGGCGGCGCCGGCGACCGACTCGCTGGCGAACCAGTTCGCGGCGATGCCCTCGCTGCACTTCGGCTGGGCCCTGATGGTCGCGGTCGGCCTGATCGCCGCGACCCGCTCCCGTTGGCGCCTGCTGTGGCTGCTGCACCCGCTGGTGACCCTGGTGGTGATCGTCGGCACCGCGAACCACTACTGGCTGGACGCGATCGTGGCGGGCGCGCTGCTGGCCGTCGTCCTCGCCGTGGTCCCGCTCCCGCACCGGACGGCCACGGCCGCCGGGCAAAACTCCGCAACCCTCGTTCCGGTCGAGGAACCCGTCCTGGTGGGAGCGGCCCGATGA